The Ensifer canadensis genomic sequence CAGCGGCCGGTTCTTGCGAAAGGCCTGCTTGCGGACGATCTTGCCGTCACGGAGCGTGAAGAGGTCGCAGCCTTCGGCCTCGATGCGGCTGCCGTCGGCGTTCGTGCCGGAGAACGTCCATTCCGATACGGCCCGGTCTCCATGGACGAAATGGCTGTGGTGGGCCCAGTGAGCGTCCGGCATCGTCTGCCACACGCTGCTGAAGGCGGTCGCGATCTGCTCAGTGCCCTCGACCCGGGTGCCGTGCGCTTCGCTGCCGGCCACCGTGTTGAAGACGCAGTCTTCGGCGAAGAAGGACATGACGCCGTCGATGTCGTGCCGGTTGAAGGCGTCGAAGAGGTCGGAGAGGTCGGTCGCGATCATGGCTTGTGTTTCCTAAGCGTTGCAGGCGATGTTTTCGGGCATGGCTTCGCCGCGGCCGGGTGAACCGGCCGGATCGGCTTTGCGTGTCGAGTGAGGGGCCTTTTAGGGCCGAGCGGTTATCCGCTCGGCGGTTGTCGCTCTGTCGCGGGGTGCATCGTCACACCTTGCCCTTCCAGGGAATGAGCGCCTTCTCGAGACGCCGGATCAGGAGATCGAAGGCAAAGGCGAAGACGCCGATGACGATGATGCCCATGATCACAGTGTCGCTAGCCAGGAACTCGGCGGCGTTGAGCACCATGAAACCGAGGCCCCGATGGGCAGCGACCATTTCGGCCGCGACCAGCGTCGTCCAGCCGACGCCGATGCCGATGCGCATCCCGGTGAAGATCTCCGGCAGCGCTGCCTTGAGAATGACGTGGCTGATGACCTGACGGCGGCTAGCGCCCATCGCATAGGCCGCATGGATCTGCTCGATCGAGACGGAGCGGACACCGGCGCGGGCGGCAATTGCCATCGGCGCGAAGATCGCGAGGAAGATCAGGAACACCTTCGGGAACTCGCCGATGCCGAGCCAGATGATGATCAGCGGCAGATAGGCGAGTGGCGGCAAGGGGCGGTAGAACTCGATGATCGGATCAAACAGCCCGCGCATCACCCGGTTCACGCCCATGAGGATGCCGATCGGAACCGCGGTGACAAGGGCTAGCGCGAAGGCCCCGAGCACGCGACCGAGACTTGCCAGCGTATGCTGGGCGAGGGTCGAATTGGAGACGCCCTCCGTCAGCGCGATCACGAACTTGTCCCAGACCGCAAGCGGCGATGGCAAAAACAGCGGCCGTACCCATTGCATCTCGGTGACCAGCAGCCAGAGCGCCACCAGGGTCAGCGCCGTCAGCAGGCTGATATGTCCGCTCATGCCCTCGCCGGGGGCGCCGTAGATCCGGCCCGGCTTGACCGGCTTGGCTTTCGTCACGCGCTCAAGCATGGAGGAGCTCCGGGTTTCCGGACTGGCGTTCGTCGCCGTAGATGATGCTGAGGATCTGTTCACGCATGTCGATGAAGTCGCGACTGGATTTGATTGCACGGGCATTGCCTTCTTCCAGAAACCGTTTGTTGAAATCGAGCTCGTAGGTGTGGGTGATCCGTCCTGGTCGCGGCGACATGACGATCAGGCGCGACCCCAGGAACAACGCCTCCTCGACGCTGTGCGTGATGAAAAAGAACATCTTGTTGGTCAGCTGCCAGACTTTGAGCAGCAGTTCCTGGATGGTCTCGCGGGTCAGCGCATCGAGCGCCGCCATCGGCTCGTCCA encodes the following:
- a CDS encoding nuclear transport factor 2 family protein, encoding MIATDLSDLFDAFNRHDIDGVMSFFAEDCVFNTVAGSEAHGTRVEGTEQIATAFSSVWQTMPDAHWAHHSHFVHGDRAVSEWTFSGTNADGSRIEAEGCDLFTLRDGKIVRKQAFRKNRPLIAAPFRY
- a CDS encoding ABC transporter permease subunit, whose protein sequence is MLERVTKAKPVKPGRIYGAPGEGMSGHISLLTALTLVALWLLVTEMQWVRPLFLPSPLAVWDKFVIALTEGVSNSTLAQHTLASLGRVLGAFALALVTAVPIGILMGVNRVMRGLFDPIIEFYRPLPPLAYLPLIIIWLGIGEFPKVFLIFLAIFAPMAIAARAGVRSVSIEQIHAAYAMGASRRQVISHVILKAALPEIFTGMRIGIGVGWTTLVAAEMVAAHRGLGFMVLNAAEFLASDTVIMGIIVIGVFAFAFDLLIRRLEKALIPWKGKV